From the Streptomonospora nanhaiensis genome, the window CAGTCTCCTACGAGGTCAAGCCGGCCCAGCTGCCCCCGGGCACCTACCGCAACATCACCGGCAACCTCGCGATCTCCTACGGCCTGATCGCGGGCTCGCGGCTGTCGGGCCTGCCGCTGTTCCTGGGCTCCTACCCGATCACCCCGGCCTCCGACATCCTGCACGAGCTGTCCAAGCACAAGCGGCTGGGCGTGCGCACCTTCCAGGCCGAGGACGAGATCGCCGGGGTGGGCGCCGCGCTGGGCGCGGCCTTCGGCGGCTCGCTGGGGGTCACCACCACCTCGGGCCCGGGCATGGTGCTCAAGGCCGAGACCCTGGGCCTGGCGGTCATGACCGAGCTTCCGCTGCTGGTCGTCGACGTCCAGCGGGCCGGGCCCAGCACGGGCATGCCGACCAAGACCGAGCAGGCCGACCTGCTGATGGCGATGTTCGGGCGCAACGGGGAGTCGCCGGTGCCGGTCCTGGCGCCGCGCTCGCCCTCGGACTGCTTCGACATCGCGATCGAGGCCACCCGGATCGCCGTGAAGTACCGCACGCCGGTCATCGTGCTCTCCGACGGCTACCTGGCCAACGGCTCCGAGCCCTGGCGGATCCCCGACGTGGCCGAGCTGCCCGACCTGTCGGTGCCCTTCACCACCGAGCCCAACGGCGACGACGGCGAGTTCCTCCCCTACCGGCGCGATCCCGAGACCCTGGCGCGGCCCTGGGCGGTGCCGGGCACGCCGGGCCTGGAGCACCGCATCGGCGGCATCGAGAAGAGCGACGGCTCGGGCAACATCTCCTACAGCCCGGCCAACCACGACCTGATGGTGCGCACGCGCCAGGCCAAGATCGACGGGATCGCCCGCGACATCCCCGAACTCGAGGTCGACGACCCCACCGGCGACGCCCGGGTGCTGGTGCTGGGCTGGGGCGGCACCTACGGCTCCATCGCCGCCGGGGTGCGGCGGGTGCGCCGCGCCGGCGGCACGGTCGCCCAGGCGCACCTGCGCCACCTCAACCCCTTCCCGGCCAACCTGGGCGAGGTGCTGCGGTCCTACGACCGCGTGCTCGTGCCCGAGATCAACCTCGGCCAGCTCGCGCTGCTGCTGCGCGGCAGGTTCCTGGTCGACGTCATCAGCTACACCAAGGTCCGCGGCCTGCCCTTCAAGGCCGAAGAGCTGGCAGGCGTGGTGCAGGAGGTCATCGACCGTGTCTGACAACAACGGCCGCGAGGGCGGCGGGTTCAAAGGCCTGCGGCTGGTCCCGCGCGCCGAGGCGTCCTACAAGATGAAGGACTTCAAGTCCGACCAGGAGGTCCGCTGGTGCCCGGGATGCGGCGACTACGCCATCCTGGCCGCCTTCCAGGGCTTCCTGCCGGAGCTGGGGGTGCCGCGCGAGAACATCGTGATCGTGTCGGGCATCGGCTGCTCGTCGCGGTTCCCCTACTACCTCAGCACCTACGGCATGCACTCGATCCA encodes:
- a CDS encoding 2-oxoacid:acceptor oxidoreductase subunit alpha, whose translation is MTKQVKQLDRVIIRFAGDSGDGMQLTGDRFTQETASFGNDLSTLPNFPAEIRAPAGTLPGVSSFQLHFADHDIMTPGDAPNVLVAMNPAALKANVDDLPRGATIIVNTDEFTKRALAKVGYDSDPLSDGSLAEYKVSQVPLTSMTVRALADFDISKKDAQRAKNMFALGLLSWMYNRPTEGTLGFLKSKFAGKPEILAANLAAFQAGWNFGETTEDFAVSYEVKPAQLPPGTYRNITGNLAISYGLIAGSRLSGLPLFLGSYPITPASDILHELSKHKRLGVRTFQAEDEIAGVGAALGAAFGGSLGVTTTSGPGMVLKAETLGLAVMTELPLLVVDVQRAGPSTGMPTKTEQADLLMAMFGRNGESPVPVLAPRSPSDCFDIAIEATRIAVKYRTPVIVLSDGYLANGSEPWRIPDVAELPDLSVPFTTEPNGDDGEFLPYRRDPETLARPWAVPGTPGLEHRIGGIEKSDGSGNISYSPANHDLMVRTRQAKIDGIARDIPELEVDDPTGDARVLVLGWGGTYGSIAAGVRRVRRAGGTVAQAHLRHLNPFPANLGEVLRSYDRVLVPEINLGQLALLLRGRFLVDVISYTKVRGLPFKAEELAGVVQEVIDRV